In Paenibacillus stellifer, the DNA window ACACGGTCGCCACGATAAAGGCCGAGCCGTAGAAGAATGCGGCCAGAGCGCTTGTCGCGAACAGCCGGTTCTTGAACATGGAGAAGGTGATTACCGGCTCCGCTGCGCGGCGCTCGATCAGCAGGAAGGCGATCAGCAGAACGGCGAAGCCTGCGAACAGGCCGAGAATTTCAGGAGAATTCCAGGCATACAGCTTGCCGCCGATTGTCTGGCCGCCGAGCTCCAGGCCGAACATGAGGCAGACGATCGAGCCCACCAGCGTGAAGGCGCCGCCCCAGTCGATGCGCTGCTTGGAATGAATGACAGACTCTTTATACGACATGGCGATCAGGATGAAGGAGATGACGCCAAGCGGCAGATTAATGTAGAACACCCACTGCCAGCCGATATAATCGGTGATATAGGCGCCGAGCAGCGGACCGAGCACGCTCGAAATGCCGAAGACCGCGCCGAACAAGCCGGTCATCTTGCCGCGTTTCTCCGGCGGGAAAATGTCAAAGATAATAGTGAACGAGATCGGCATCAGCGCGCCGCCGCCGACCCCTTGAATGGCGCGGTAAATGCTGAGCTGTGTAATGCTGCCTGCGGTTCCGCACAGGGCCGAGCCGATCAGGAACAGCACCAGTCCCAGCATGAAGAAGCGCTTGCGGCCGTACATATCCGAGAGCTTGCCGAAAATCGGCGTGCCCGCCATGACCATAACCATGTAGGCGGAGGTGACCCAGACGATTTTGTCCAGACCTCCGAGGTCGGCGACAATCGTACCCATTGCAGCGGCGACGATTGTGTTGTCCATCGCGGACATCAGAATCCCGAGAAGCAGGCCGACCACGACGAGCTTCATGTTGCTTTCCTTCGAATGCATGTTTGGTAAACTCCTTTTTTTGGTGAATTGTGAACCTAATTATATTCAAATTTGAATAGGGAAGCAACCTCTTTTTCATGAAATTTTTCATAGTAAGAGCATATGTGTACACACCAAAAAACCCGCCGAACCCGGCGGGGCTATGAAAGCCGCAGATAGATGAAACGCTAAAGAGGGATGTGCTGGAACCGGAATGCGGTGTGCTAAGATGGCTTGGCTAAATGGCGGCCTCCGCGAGACGGAGCTGCCGGCTCTCGATATAGCGGATAAAGAGCTCGGTAAGCTCCGGATCGAACTGCGTTCCCGCACAGGCCCGCAGCTCCACGATCGCTTCCTCCACAGATTTGGTCGGCTGGTAGGGCCGCTCGGTCGTCATGGCGTCGAAGGAATCGATGACCGTCAGCATCCGGCACAATCTTGGAATCTGCTCGCCCTTGAAGCCGTGCGGATAGCCCTTGCCGTCATATCTTTCGTGATGAAGCTCGATGTAGGGCGCCAGTTCTTTATATTTAACGTTGGTCGAGGCCATTTCCTTGCCCCAGGTAACATGCCATTTGACCATTTCCCATTCCTCGGCGGACAGCTTCTCCTTCTTGTTCAGAATGCCCCAAGGGATTTCCAGCTTGCCGATATCGTGGATCAGCGCGCCAAGCGTGAATTGGCGTTTCGTGGAATTATCCAGCTCCAGCAGCTCGCTCATGTCCATTGCATAGCGGAATACCCGTTTGGAATGCTTGAACGTCTCCAGATCCTTGTACATGAACAGGCGCAGCTGCTGCTCGATGTCCCGGACATCCTGGCTGAAGTCGATTTCCCGCTCAAGCGTCGACTGGCGGCCGTAAATATGGACCATGTTCTTGCCCTGCTTCTTGGCATAGTAGAGAGCCTGGTCGGCCTCCTCCACCAGCTGCGATTTATCGTGGATGTCAAGGCGGAAGCCCGCAATGCCTGCTGAGAAGGAGAGACAGCCTTGCGGAAAAATCTCGGCTCCTTCAAAGGGAGAATTATTGAGCGTCCTGCGCAGACGTTCGAGGAAGCTGTAGGCCTCCGCCGTATCGAGTCCGGGCATCAGCAGCGTGAATTCCTCCCCGCCGTACCGGGAGACGAGCATATCTTCACCGCCGCATTCCCGGGTCAGGAGATCCGCCAGGAACACGATCAGGCCGTCGCCTTTTAAATGGCCGAAATGATCGTTGTATTTCTTGAAATCGTCGATGTCGATCATGGCGAGCGAGAGGGAAGCGCCGGAGTTGCAGGCTTTACGGATCTCCTCTTCAAGGGCCAGCTCGAAATAGCTGTGATTGAATAGTCCGGTGCGCGGATCACGGTTCGCCCGCTCTTCGATATCCCGGTACATCGCGAACATCCGCTTGAACGAATAGGACATCATAATGCTGATGCAGAGGAAAAGGCCGAGGCCGAATAATTGATTGTGGTACAGCAGGATGGTCAGCACCAGCGCAAGCACCAGCGTACAGAGATAGGCGAGAACCGTGTCCTTCAGCATGCCTTTCAGCGTGTCGTACAGATTCTCGTTAAAGGTCAAATAATAATAGAAAGCAATCAACAGTGTGTTCAGCGCAAAATACATCGCCATGGCTGCGGCATAGGCGGGCAGGTGGCCCTCCAACAGCGGTCCCTGTTCGCCCCCCAGCGCTCTGTAAATATAGGCGGCGGAAGTGATCATAATCGAATAGACCGCGAAATTGTTCACATGTCTCCACCACGCCAATCCCCGATCGATGAAGAAGATGGCGATTGCAGAAATCAGCAGGACGGTGAGGCTGAAGGAGGCCCCGAATACGAACAGGCAGGCGAGATACACGGAGGAGTCCAGGGATAAGCCGTTTCCCTGCGGGGGAAGCTGGAAGGTGAACACAATCAGGGATACGGCTGCGCCTGACAGGGCAAGCGCCCATATCCAGGCCGGGAAGCTGTAAGCCACGAACACGCCCTGATTGTACACGGCAAAAAGGGACACACCCGTTATGCACAGCAGCAGCCTGTACAGATAGCTCAAATTCAATTTGGAGACGGGTGCTTGTCCTTTATCCATGAACGTCTCTCCTCCCTGCGGACTCATACTAAGTGTTCATTTATTTTAAGGGATTTGGGATTATTTTCATAGAGTCAACCGCACAAATGAGAGCCCAAAGACCCTTTGGACGGACTTTGTTTTTTATTTTGCCATTCAGCATTTACATACCCCATGGGGGTATGCTATATTGGAGTCAAGGAGGCTGAATCATGGCGACACATCATAAGCGCGAAGACGATTCGGAGACGTCAGTCTGTGCAGGCGACTGCCATCCTTCCGGCGAACGCAAGAGTCATCACGCGCCGGAATTCAAGAGCGGGCTTACTGCCCGGCTCAACCGCATCGAAGGCCAGATCCGCGGCATCAAAGGCATGATCGAACGCGACACGTACTGCGACGATGTCCTTACCCAGCTGGCGGCGGTGCAGTCCGCGCTCGGAAGCGTTGGCAAGCTGCTGCTTGAAGGTCATATGAAGAGCTGCATCGTAGAACGAATCGAAGCCGGAGAACATGAGGTTATTGACGAACTGCTGATTACCGTCGGCAGATTAATGAAATCATAAAGGAGAGGATCAGAATGACGAATGTTGTGTTGAATGTAGAAGGAATGTCCTGCGGACATTGTGTAAGCGCAGTGGAGAAAGCAGTCGGAAATCTGGGCGCTTCGGCCAAGGTCGATCTGGCGGCCAAGACGGTGGCAGTGGATTTTGATGAATCCAAGCTCAGCGTATCGGCAATCAAGGATGCGATCGAAGACCAGGGCTACGACGTCGTACAGTAATTTTCGGGATTTTCGCATGAGGGGCCTTGGAGCGGGAAGCAAGTGACGCTGCGGGCCTTCTCTTTTTAAAGTCAGCATACCCCTAGGGGGTACATGAAAGAGAGTGATTCACATGGAAAAAGCAGTGGCGGCGCCCGAAGAGCAGGCTACCCTGCAGATTACCGGCATGACCTGTTCTGCGTGCGCGGCGCGCATTGAGAAAGGGTTGTCCCGAATGGAGGGGGTATCGCGGGCCAATGTGAACCTCGCGCTGGAGCAGGCAGCGGTTGGCTTTGACCCCAGCGTTGTCGATGTGCCGAAGCTTGAGGAGAAGATCCGGTCGCTCGGCTACGATACGGTCAAGGAGACCGCCAATTTCGATATTTCCGGCATGACCTGTGCCGCCTGTTCGGCCCGGATCGAGAAGGTGCTCGGCCGTATGCCCGGGATTGCCGAAGTGAATGTAAATCTGGCGCTGGAGACGGCGCATGTGGAATATACCCCAAGTATGGTGACGCCCCAGGACATCATCGCCAAGGTCGACTCGATCGGCTACAAGGCTTCGCTTAAGAAGGACAGCGAGGAGACATCCGGCCGCAAGGGCGAGGAAATCCGGCGCAAACGGAATAAGTGGATCGTGTCTGCGGTGCTGTCTTTGCCGCTGCTGTGGGCGATGGTCGGCCACTTCTCCTTCACCTCCTGGATTCCCGTGCCGGAGCTGTTTATGAATCCGTGGTTCCAACTGGCACTGTCCACGCCTGTCCAGTTCATCATCGGCTGGCAGTTCTACGTGGGTGCTTATAAAGCGCTCCGCAACGGCAGTGCGAATATGGATGTGCTGGTGGCGCTGGGGACATCGGCCGCTTATTTCTACAGCCTGTATTTGACGCTGGACTCCTTAAGCATGAGTGGAATGAATCATGCGGTGGAGATGTATTATGAGACGGGAGCGATCCTCATAACGCTCATTCTGGTCGGCAAATGGTTCGAGGCCTTGGCGAAGGGCCGCTCCTCCGATGCGATCCGCAGCCTGATGGGGCTGCAGGCCAAGAGCGCGGTCGTCATCCGGGATGGTGCTGAAATTAGCATTCCGGTTGAAAATGTCGTCATCGGAGATATCGTGCTCGTCAAGCCCGGCACAAAAATTCCGGTGGACGGCCAGGTTGTAGAAGGGATATCGTCCGTCGATGAGTCGATGCTCACGGGCGAGAGCATCCCGGTAGACAAGGGTCCCGGGGACACCGTTATCGGAGCGACCGTCAACAAGAACGGCGCACTGAAGATCGAAGCCCGCAAGGTAGGCAGAGACACCGCCCTTGCCCAGATTATTCGCGTGGTTGAGGAAGCCCAGGGCTCCAAGGCGCCGATCCAGCGGGTGGCGGACGTCATTTCGGGCATTTTCGTTCCGATTGTCGTCGGAATTGCGGCGCTGACCTTTATCGTCTGGTACCTCTGGGGGGCGCCGGGGCAGTTCGCGGAAGCGCTGGAGAAAGCGATCGCCGTGCTTGTCATCGCCTGCCCTTGCGCACTGGGGCTTGCTACGCCGACCTCCATCATGGCCGGCTCCGGCCGCGCTGCCGAGCTGGGCATTCTGTTCAAGGGAGGCGAGCATCTGGAAGCTGCGCAGGGCATCGAGCTCGTCGTTCTGGACAAGACGGGCACCGTGACCGCCGGCAAGCCGGTGCTGACGGATGTGCTCGTGTCTCCGGACTTTAAAGGTCCTGAAGCCCTGTCTGCGGAGGATGGCCTGCTGTCGCTGGCAGCCTCTGCCGAGAAGCTGTCGGAGCATCCGCTGGCCGAAGCGGTGGCCGCAGGCGCGGCGGAGAAGGGATTGATCCTTGCCGAAGCGGCAGACTTCGTCAATATTCCGGGCCGCGGCATCAAGGCTGCCGTGCAGGGCAGAGACATCTCTGTCGGCACGCGCCGGCTGATGGAAGAGAGCGGCGCGGAGACTGCCGCATGGCAGGGTGAGATGCAGCGTCTGGAGCAGGAGGGCAAGACCGCTATGCTGGTGGCAGTGGACGGCAAGGTTCAAGGCATCGTCGCCGTTGCCGACACGATCAAGCCGACCTCGCGGGAGGCGGTCGCCGCGCTGCGGCGGATGAACATCGATGTCGTCATGATTACCGGCGACAACGAGCGTACGGCCCGGGCGATTGCGGCGGAAGCCGGCATCGACCGGGTCATGGCCGAAGTGCTGCCTGAAGGCAAGGCGGAGGCGGTCCGCAAGCTGCAGGAGGGAGGCCGCAAAGTCGCGATGGTCGGCGACGGAATCAATGATGCCCCGGCGCTGGCTACCGCCGATATCGGGATGGCTGTCGGCACGGGAACGGACGTGGCGATGGAGGCCGCGGACATTACCCTGATGCGCGGCGATCTGAAGGCGATCGCGGACGCCATCGAAATGAGTCGGCGAACCATGGGCAATATCAAGCAAAATCTGTTCTGGGCGCTGGGCTATAATACGATCGGCATTCCGGTGGCCGCTCTTGGCTTTCTGGCACCCTGGCTGGCTGGTGCAGCGATGGCGTTCAGCTCGGTTTCGGTCGTGCTGAACGCGCTGCGGCTGCAGCGGGTCAAGCTGTAACGGGCATGCCGCCCGCTTCCAATAGAGATGGAGGCGGGCGGTTTGCTGTCTTTTTATCATGGCTGGAACCCAAGGAGGGAAGACGATAGCTGTCTTATACCAGGCCGCTGGCTTGCGCTCATCCTTCATTGTCCAGCCTCTCAACGGCCCAAGTTGGCAAAAGGACTCAAATGGTGTTAATACTTATACTAGAAAGAGGTACTAGAAAAGAGGTACTAGAAAGACAGGTCCTCCCCAATTCGGGCGGGCGAAGATGAATAGGAGATGAAGAAGACGATGAGTATATCCAATGAAACGCTCGAGCTGATGCGAAATCACAGCTCCATCCGCAAGTTCCGCGAAGATCCGGTCAGCGAAGATCAGCTTACCGCCATTATCGGGGCGGCGCAGATGGCCTCGACGTCCAGTAATGTGCAAGCATACAGCGTGATCGCGGTCACCGACGCGGCGCTGAAGTCCGAGCTTGCGGCTCTGGCGGGCAATCAGGCGTATGTGGCCGAATGCCCCGTCTTCCTGGTCTGGTGCGCCGATCTGTACCGGCTGCGGGAGGTGGCCCGTCCGCACCTGAACAGCGCGGTGACGTATGAGGGCTCAACGGAGAATTTCATCATAGGCACCATCGATGCGGCACTGGCTGCCCAGAACGCTGCCGTGGCTGCCGAATCGCTGGGGCTTGGCATCGTCTACATCGGCGGCCTTCGCAATCAAATCGCCGCTGTCGCCGAGCGGCTTGGCCTGCCGGAGCTGGTCTATCCGCTGTTCGGCATGTGCCTCGGCTATCCCGACCAGTCGCCGGGCATC includes these proteins:
- a CDS encoding heavy metal translocating P-type ATPase — translated: MEKAVAAPEEQATLQITGMTCSACAARIEKGLSRMEGVSRANVNLALEQAAVGFDPSVVDVPKLEEKIRSLGYDTVKETANFDISGMTCAACSARIEKVLGRMPGIAEVNVNLALETAHVEYTPSMVTPQDIIAKVDSIGYKASLKKDSEETSGRKGEEIRRKRNKWIVSAVLSLPLLWAMVGHFSFTSWIPVPELFMNPWFQLALSTPVQFIIGWQFYVGAYKALRNGSANMDVLVALGTSAAYFYSLYLTLDSLSMSGMNHAVEMYYETGAILITLILVGKWFEALAKGRSSDAIRSLMGLQAKSAVVIRDGAEISIPVENVVIGDIVLVKPGTKIPVDGQVVEGISSVDESMLTGESIPVDKGPGDTVIGATVNKNGALKIEARKVGRDTALAQIIRVVEEAQGSKAPIQRVADVISGIFVPIVVGIAALTFIVWYLWGAPGQFAEALEKAIAVLVIACPCALGLATPTSIMAGSGRAAELGILFKGGEHLEAAQGIELVVLDKTGTVTAGKPVLTDVLVSPDFKGPEALSAEDGLLSLAASAEKLSEHPLAEAVAAGAAEKGLILAEAADFVNIPGRGIKAAVQGRDISVGTRRLMEESGAETAAWQGEMQRLEQEGKTAMLVAVDGKVQGIVAVADTIKPTSREAVAALRRMNIDVVMITGDNERTARAIAAEAGIDRVMAEVLPEGKAEAVRKLQEGGRKVAMVGDGINDAPALATADIGMAVGTGTDVAMEAADITLMRGDLKAIADAIEMSRRTMGNIKQNLFWALGYNTIGIPVAALGFLAPWLAGAAMAFSSVSVVLNALRLQRVKL
- a CDS encoding copper ion binding protein, coding for MTNVVLNVEGMSCGHCVSAVEKAVGNLGASAKVDLAAKTVAVDFDESKLSVSAIKDAIEDQGYDVVQ
- the nfsA gene encoding oxygen-insensitive NADPH nitroreductase produces the protein MSISNETLELMRNHSSIRKFREDPVSEDQLTAIIGAAQMASTSSNVQAYSVIAVTDAALKSELAALAGNQAYVAECPVFLVWCADLYRLREVARPHLNSAVTYEGSTENFIIGTIDAALAAQNAAVAAESLGLGIVYIGGLRNQIAAVAERLGLPELVYPLFGMCLGYPDQSPGIRPRLPQQAVLHRNRYDAEETVRQVDEYDRIMSDYLSKRTGGANETPWSAIMAKWIAEPNRLDLGDFLRSKGFLRR
- a CDS encoding HD-GYP domain-containing protein, whose translation is MDKGQAPVSKLNLSYLYRLLLCITGVSLFAVYNQGVFVAYSFPAWIWALALSGAAVSLIVFTFQLPPQGNGLSLDSSVYLACLFVFGASFSLTVLLISAIAIFFIDRGLAWWRHVNNFAVYSIMITSAAYIYRALGGEQGPLLEGHLPAYAAAMAMYFALNTLLIAFYYYLTFNENLYDTLKGMLKDTVLAYLCTLVLALVLTILLYHNQLFGLGLFLCISIMMSYSFKRMFAMYRDIEERANRDPRTGLFNHSYFELALEEEIRKACNSGASLSLAMIDIDDFKKYNDHFGHLKGDGLIVFLADLLTRECGGEDMLVSRYGGEEFTLLMPGLDTAEAYSFLERLRRTLNNSPFEGAEIFPQGCLSFSAGIAGFRLDIHDKSQLVEEADQALYYAKKQGKNMVHIYGRQSTLEREIDFSQDVRDIEQQLRLFMYKDLETFKHSKRVFRYAMDMSELLELDNSTKRQFTLGALIHDIGKLEIPWGILNKKEKLSAEEWEMVKWHVTWGKEMASTNVKYKELAPYIELHHERYDGKGYPHGFKGEQIPRLCRMLTVIDSFDAMTTERPYQPTKSVEEAIVELRACAGTQFDPELTELFIRYIESRQLRLAEAAI
- a CDS encoding MDR family MFS transporter, with translation MHSKESNMKLVVVGLLLGILMSAMDNTIVAAAMGTIVADLGGLDKIVWVTSAYMVMVMAGTPIFGKLSDMYGRKRFFMLGLVLFLIGSALCGTAGSITQLSIYRAIQGVGGGALMPISFTIIFDIFPPEKRGKMTGLFGAVFGISSVLGPLLGAYITDYIGWQWVFYINLPLGVISFILIAMSYKESVIHSKQRIDWGGAFTLVGSIVCLMFGLELGGQTIGGKLYAWNSPEILGLFAGFAVLLIAFLLIERRAAEPVITFSMFKNRLFATSALAAFFYGSAFIVATVYLPIFVQGVFGGSATNSGLILMPMMIGSVVGAQLGGQLTSRTSFRNIMLLSAVFFVAGVAMLTTLTPDTARLLVNVFMAVTGFGVGFSFSVLNMSSVHHFDMRQRGSATSTSTFLRSLGMTLGITIFGIIQRNLFSNSLSDAFGGSAQAASFGDSRSALTPEARAKIPAPVLEKISAALSSSIAHTFMWALAPAVLALVTVVLMPKDRLLVHRGAARPAPGRE
- a CDS encoding metal-sensitive transcriptional regulator — protein: MATHHKREDDSETSVCAGDCHPSGERKSHHAPEFKSGLTARLNRIEGQIRGIKGMIERDTYCDDVLTQLAAVQSALGSVGKLLLEGHMKSCIVERIEAGEHEVIDELLITVGRLMKS